CCCAGCAGGTGATCGTCCGGCAGGCCCAGTTCAGCCAGAATCTCCGCCCTGGTCTGCTCAACCGGGGGCAGGGTGCCCTGCCACTCCGGGGGCCACTGGATCGAGATTGGATAATTTTCCACCATGGTCAGTTGGCCGCCGTGGAAGATGGTGGAGGACTCATGCTCAATACGGGTCTCCAGGTAGCGGTCTACGGTTTCCAGAAAATTCTTGCAGTGGAACGGGGTGTGGAAACCGAGGATAGTACTGCCCAGCATCCCCTGTAGTAGCTCCTCTCTCCAGGGGCAGATGCCGAATGATTCAGGGTTTGGCCAGGGGATGTGCCAGAAAGTGATGATGGTGGCCTTGGGCAGCCGCTGCCGGATCATCTTCGGCAGCAGGGCAAAGTGGTAATCCTGCACCAGCACCACCGGGTCATCGGTGCGGGCCTCCTTGACCACGGCATCGGCAAAGCGCTGGTTGATCTTCCGGTACTGCTGCCAGTCACTGCTGCGGAAGATCGGCCGTACATGGGCATTGTGACAGAGCGGCCAGAACCCTTCGTTGGCAAAGCCGTAGTAGTAGCCCTGCTCCTCTTCAGCTGTCAGCCAGATCCGGCGCAGGTTGTACTCAGGTTTTTGGGGTGGTACCCCCACACGGTCGTCACGGTCCACGGTCTCGCGGTCAGCCGAGCCGCTGCCGTGGGCGATCCAGGTACCGGAACAGGCCCGCATCACCGGCTCAACTGCGGTTACCAGGCCGCTGGCCGGACGATGGACCACGGTTCCCTGATCCGCCTTGACATGGATGTACGGCTCACGGTTGGAGACTACCAGCACCTGATCACCGGCCAGCTGCTTGTTCAATAGCCTGCGCAGGGCAGCCGGGTTCCAGACGGTCGTCATGTCATCGGCATGGCGCCGTTCAGCTTCCAGATTACGCATCATGGCCCGCATCTCAACTACCAGCGGCTGCAGCTCCTCACTGGTCGGCTTACTGAAGGGACGCAGGATACCTTCTCCCCGCATCATGGCACGTACCCCCTCCATCCAGCCGCGCCAGCTTAAATGTGCCACAAAAACGGTAATCAGTGAGATCACGACTCCCAGCACCACAAACAGGATGATCACGTACTTGCGTGTGTCGGCACTGCGGCGCTCCACAAAGCTCATGTCGTGCACCAGCACCAGGGAGCCGATTTCCGCATTTTCGAAGTGTAAAGGTGTCCTGACTACATGTACCGGTCCTTGCGGCAGTTTGATCATATGATCGTTGGTTGTTGCAACCGGCTGTTCAGGGCTGCAGGAGATCTGTTTGGGAAAGGCGCTGGTACGGTAGAGAAGTTTGCTGTCATTATCGCAAACCCCCAGGGCCAGCAACCGTTCGTCCTGGGTTGCTTTCTGCAGCAGGGCAGTGATGCGTGTGCGTTCCTTGAGAACAACCAGTTCAGCAAGCGGATCCTGCAGGGTGCTGCTGACCAGGCTCGAACGGATATCAAGGTCGCGTGAAAACCATTTCAAGGCCAGCCGGTCAACCAGAGGCACCACGGCGTAGGCCAATAGTGCCAGCGCAATTGCCAGCGGAATGACAAAGCGCAGAGAGAGATGGAGCGAGCGGAACGAAAATTTTGACCTGTGATGATTCATTCAGCCTCCATATTGAGCAGTTCGGATTGTTTGAAATTGCCCACCTGATTGAGTTTGCATGGCATCCTTCAATACGGTCTTCAATACGGTCGAACCTGTACTACTGCTTTTTTGATTGCATTTTAACAGTTTTTTTAGGTTTTTCTCTGGTTTTGGTTGTAGATTTTCTCGTTTTGCCCTTCTTTTTCCTGGATTTTGATATCTTTTTCTTGTGTTTTTTTAGGTTTTGCACCCTGTTTTCAGCCTTAAGCTGCATTAACAGGCTGCGCACCTCAGGGGCCTTGGGGTCTATCTTTCGCGCTGATTCAAGGGCTGCTTTTGCTTCTGCTTTTTTTCCAGCTTTGAGCAGAACCCGACCAAGGGCTCGATATGCTTTGGCTGAAGACTTTAAGTCTAAAGATCGTTTGTAGGCATCAAGCGCCTCTTGGAACATACGCCGATATTCATAAATTAATCCCAGGCGGTAAGGATGATCTGGATTGTTAGCGTCCCTTCCTTGCTGCTTTTCCAGAAAAGAAGTAAGGCCTTCATATTGCTTCTGTTTAACATAGACAAATATGATCCCGTTAAGTGCGACCTCATCGTCGGGCTGTTTTTCGAGTATAGCAGAATAGGCGTTTTCAGCTTCATGGTAATGACCACGTTGTCTGAGCAGCAAAGCATACTCACGCTGAATTTCTATATTACCATCATCAAGATTAATGGCTTGCCTGTATACCTCAAGAGCTTTATCGAATTGCTTGTCTTTTACATAGGCGCGGGAAAGCTTGTATAAGAGAATCGGGCTGTTCGGTGAAGCTTCGTGTAATATCTGGTACTCGTTGATCGCTTTTTTGAATTCTCCCCGTATTATATAGATGTCAGCCCGTCTTCGACGAGCCCCGCTGTGGATTGGATCAATTGCCATCGCGGCATTGTATTCATCTAAAGCCGCATCAATATTGCCTTGACGCTCCAGCAATACTCCTGAGACATAGTGGATTCGCGCTGAAGTTGACGTGCTTTTTTTAAGATATGTCTTGAATGTTGCCAATGCCTCTTCGTCTTCTCCGGCTGAAAAATACGCTTCACCAAGCTTTTGATAAACCAGCTGGTTGTCGGGACTAAGACGTAAGGCTTCCTGATAGGCTGAAATCGCGGTGCTGTAATCTCCTGACAAGTAGGCAGTGTCAGCTTTTAACAAGAGCTGATTATAGCGAACAATCCTGTCGCCAGCAGCTTGTCCTTCTCTTGAACCCTGAGTAGTTCGTGAGTTAGGCGGGGTGTTTATTAGAATACGATCGGG
Above is a window of Trichlorobacter lovleyi SZ DNA encoding:
- a CDS encoding alpha,alpha-trehalose-phosphate synthase (UDP-forming); translation: MNHHRSKFSFRSLHLSLRFVIPLAIALALLAYAVVPLVDRLALKWFSRDLDIRSSLVSSTLQDPLAELVVLKERTRITALLQKATQDERLLALGVCDNDSKLLYRTSAFPKQISCSPEQPVATTNDHMIKLPQGPVHVVRTPLHFENAEIGSLVLVHDMSFVERRSADTRKYVIILFVVLGVVISLITVFVAHLSWRGWMEGVRAMMRGEGILRPFSKPTSEELQPLVVEMRAMMRNLEAERRHADDMTTVWNPAALRRLLNKQLAGDQVLVVSNREPYIHVKADQGTVVHRPASGLVTAVEPVMRACSGTWIAHGSGSADRETVDRDDRVGVPPQKPEYNLRRIWLTAEEEQGYYYGFANEGFWPLCHNAHVRPIFRSSDWQQYRKINQRFADAVVKEARTDDPVVLVQDYHFALLPKMIRQRLPKATIITFWHIPWPNPESFGICPWREELLQGMLGSTILGFHTPFHCKNFLETVDRYLETRIEHESSTIFHGGQLTMVENYPISIQWPPEWQGTLPPVEQTRAEILAELGLPDDHLLGIGVDRMDYTKGILERFSAVERMLEQHPELVGRFSFIQIAAPSRSVLEEYHAFEQRVHRLTERINQRFPGAVILKAEHHEPDQVNRYYRASDVCMVTSLHDGMNLVAKEFVAARDDERGVLVLSQFTGAANELHEALVVNPYHVEQTAEALYQGLTMPEYEQRERMRSMRALVQDFNVYRWAGRMLLDAARVRQREKLAARIGTSPVFRG
- a CDS encoding tetratricopeptide repeat protein, which produces MESSRLQSQHSDPDRILINTPPNSRTTQGSREGQAAGDRIVRYNQLLLKADTAYLSGDYSTAISAYQEALRLSPDNQLVYQKLGEAYFSAGEDEEALATFKTYLKKSTSTSARIHYVSGVLLERQGNIDAALDEYNAAMAIDPIHSGARRRRADIYIIRGEFKKAINEYQILHEASPNSPILLYKLSRAYVKDKQFDKALEVYRQAINLDDGNIEIQREYALLLRQRGHYHEAENAYSAILEKQPDDEVALNGIIFVYVKQKQYEGLTSFLEKQQGRDANNPDHPYRLGLIYEYRRMFQEALDAYKRSLDLKSSAKAYRALGRVLLKAGKKAEAKAALESARKIDPKAPEVRSLLMQLKAENRVQNLKKHKKKISKSRKKKGKTRKSTTKTREKPKKTVKMQSKKQ